AGCCACGGCCCGGTCCCGAGCCACCGGTCGAGGTAGTACCCGATCCCCATCCCGATGACGACCGACAGCGCCATCTCGAGACCGAGGGCGCTGTACTTCCCCAGTTCCCGGAAAAACGCCTTTCGGTCCTGTTGATCGGTCATGAGGGCAAACGCCGGATATTTATCACAGGA
The window above is part of the Deltaproteobacteria bacterium genome. Proteins encoded here:
- a CDS encoding AtpZ/AtpI family protein — encoded protein: SCDKYPAFALMTDQQDRKAFFRELGKYSALGLEMALSVVIGMGIGYYLDRWLGTGPWLTIVWIGLGFAAGVRSLYRAAVRSGKDLERDEERRRKPGGP